A window of Cellulomonas fimi contains these coding sequences:
- a CDS encoding DUF501 domain-containing protein has product MTPTAATAVTDQDLVVLAEQLGRPPRGVVGIAARCVCGRPLVVRTAPRLDDGTPFPTTYYLTCPPAVAAVSTLEASGLMKDLTARLTEDEELAAAYRRAHEAYLADREELGHVEEIAGISAGGMPTRVKCLHVLAGHALAAGPGVNPIGDEVLALVRDEWRPDRCTC; this is encoded by the coding sequence GTGACCCCGACCGCCGCCACCGCCGTGACCGACCAGGACCTCGTCGTGCTGGCCGAGCAGCTCGGCCGCCCTCCGCGCGGTGTCGTGGGGATCGCCGCGCGCTGCGTGTGCGGGCGCCCGCTCGTCGTCCGGACGGCGCCCCGGCTCGACGACGGCACGCCGTTCCCGACGACGTACTACCTCACGTGCCCGCCCGCGGTCGCGGCGGTGAGCACGCTCGAGGCGTCGGGGCTCATGAAGGACCTCACGGCGCGGCTCACGGAGGACGAGGAGCTCGCGGCCGCGTACCGCCGCGCGCACGAGGCGTACCTCGCGGACCGCGAGGAGCTCGGGCACGTCGAGGAGATCGCCGGGATCTCGGCGGGCGGCATGCCGACGCGCGTGAAGTGCCTGCACGTGCTCGCGGGGCACGCGCTCGCGGCCGGTCCGGGCGTCAACCCGATCGGCGACGAGGTCCTGGCCCTGGTGCGCGACGAGTGGCGCCCCGACCGCTGCACCTGCTGA
- a CDS encoding FtsB family cell division protein, which translates to MQVRLPRLFTVRVLVFSLVLLLAFVLVYPTLHSYLQQQQELAELRAQVAAAERRNADLEAEKGRWDDPAYVAAQARERLSFVLPGEKAFRVLDPESVPDTPAVDPGPSSTVLDESATQPWYTSVWQSVEIAGTAPSQERAPTTEQPTTPDGGTQPTPAP; encoded by the coding sequence GTGCAGGTGCGCCTGCCCCGGCTGTTCACCGTGCGCGTCCTCGTCTTCTCGCTCGTCCTGCTCCTCGCGTTCGTGCTGGTCTACCCGACGCTGCACTCCTACCTGCAGCAGCAGCAGGAGCTCGCCGAGCTGCGTGCGCAGGTCGCCGCCGCCGAGCGGCGCAACGCCGACCTCGAGGCCGAGAAGGGGCGGTGGGACGACCCGGCCTACGTCGCCGCGCAGGCCCGCGAGCGCCTGTCCTTCGTCCTGCCGGGGGAGAAGGCGTTCCGCGTCCTCGACCCCGAGTCCGTGCCGGACACGCCCGCCGTCGACCCGGGCCCGTCGTCCACGGTGCTCGACGAGAGCGCCACCCAGCCCTGGTACACGTCCGTGTGGCAGTCGGTCGAGATCGCCGGCACCGCGCCGAGCCAGGAGCGTGCCCCGACGACCGAGCAGCCCACGACGCCCGACGGCGGCACGCAGCCGACGCCGGCGCCGTAG
- the eno gene encoding phosphopyruvate hydratase — MASIEAVGAREILDSRGNPTVEVEVALDDGTIARAAVPSGASTGAFEAVERRDGDKSRYLGKGVEEAVNAVIDDIAPELIGFEATEQRLVDAALIDLDGTPNKGKLGANAILGVSLAVAKAAADSADLPLFRYIGGPNAHVLPVPMMNILNGGSHADSNVDIQEFMVAPIGATTFREALRTGTEVYHSLKSVLKSKGLATGLGDEGGFAPNLESNRAALDLILVAIEQAGFTAGTDVALALDVAATEFFKDGAYQFEGRAHTPDEMVAYYEQLVADYPLVSIEDPLSEDEWGTWSQLVGLVGDKVQIVGDDLFVTNPERLAKGIELKAANSLLVKLNQIGTLTETLDAVTLAQRNGFTTMTSHRSGETEDTTIADLSVATNAGQIKTGAPARGERINKYNQLLRIEEELDDAGRYAGRSAFPRFRQG, encoded by the coding sequence ATGGCCAGCATCGAGGCCGTCGGCGCCCGCGAGATCCTGGACTCGCGCGGCAACCCCACCGTGGAGGTCGAGGTCGCCCTCGACGACGGCACCATCGCCCGCGCCGCTGTGCCCTCGGGTGCGTCGACCGGTGCGTTCGAGGCCGTCGAGCGCCGCGACGGTGACAAGTCCCGCTACCTGGGCAAGGGCGTCGAGGAGGCCGTGAACGCGGTCATCGACGACATCGCCCCCGAGCTCATCGGCTTCGAGGCCACCGAGCAGCGTCTCGTCGACGCCGCGCTCATCGACCTCGACGGCACCCCGAACAAGGGCAAGCTCGGCGCCAACGCGATCCTCGGCGTCTCGCTCGCCGTCGCGAAGGCCGCGGCCGACTCGGCCGACCTGCCGCTGTTCCGCTACATCGGCGGCCCGAACGCGCACGTCCTGCCCGTCCCGATGATGAACATCCTCAACGGTGGGTCGCACGCCGACTCCAACGTCGACATCCAGGAGTTCATGGTCGCCCCGATCGGCGCCACGACGTTCCGCGAGGCGCTGCGGACCGGCACCGAGGTCTACCACTCGCTCAAGTCCGTGCTGAAGTCGAAGGGCCTCGCGACGGGCCTCGGCGACGAGGGCGGCTTTGCGCCGAACCTCGAGTCGAACCGCGCCGCGCTCGACCTCATCCTCGTCGCGATCGAGCAGGCCGGCTTCACGGCCGGCACCGACGTCGCGCTCGCGCTCGACGTCGCGGCGACGGAGTTCTTCAAGGACGGCGCCTACCAGTTCGAGGGCCGTGCGCACACGCCCGACGAGATGGTGGCCTACTACGAGCAGCTCGTGGCCGACTACCCGCTGGTCTCCATCGAGGACCCGCTGTCCGAGGACGAGTGGGGCACGTGGTCGCAGCTCGTCGGCCTGGTGGGCGACAAGGTGCAGATCGTCGGCGACGACCTGTTCGTCACCAACCCGGAGCGCCTGGCCAAGGGCATCGAGCTCAAGGCCGCGAACTCGCTGCTGGTCAAGCTCAACCAGATCGGCACGCTCACCGAGACGCTCGACGCGGTGACGCTCGCGCAGCGCAACGGCTTCACGACGATGACCTCGCACCGCTCCGGCGAGACCGAGGACACCACCATCGCCGACCTGTCCGTCGCGACCAACGCGGGCCAGATCAAGACCGGTGCCCCCGCCCGTGGCGAGCGCATCAACAAGTACAACCAGCTGCTCCGCATCGAGGAGGAGCTGGACGACGCCGGCCGCTACGCCGGGCGTTCCGCCTTCCCGCGGTTCCGCCAGGGCTGA
- a CDS encoding endo-1,4-beta-xylanase: protein MVHPGTRTPLRTATVLVAALALVLTGVLAALRAQPAAAATVTVLSDDFESGLAGWGGRGAATVALDSTDAPRGTQSLKVTGRTASWNGTARDVTTLFEPGTTYTVSAWVRLPNGSSGVAGVRLSAQRDNPSGTSYDTIATNSSVSSGSWAQVTGSYTPGPFATASLYVETTGSLADLLVDDVLVTSTALTPDLTLPSLRETWASSFPLGAAVEAPETLGARSDLLLRHFGQVTVGNAMKPDATHPTEGTWTFAGADQIVDYAVDHDLPVYGHTLLWHQQTPAWFFQRADGSALTTSAEDQALLRSRLQTHIQTFADHFRTTYGEYGTAGNPIFAIDVVNEVIDENQADGLRRSEWYRVLGPSYIADAFRYARAAFGPDVLLFINDYNTEFSNKRAPYLALVEDLLAQGVPVDGVGHQLHVEVGRSISGMEATITAFEALPVTQAVTELDVSTYTSSGESWTTPPQSRLVEQGYYYRDVFAMLKKHASSLTSVTLWGLDDSRTWLRSGAAPLLFDGTLTAKPAYWGLVDPSRIEGTPTPTPTTPTPTPTTPTPTPTTPTPTPTTPTPTPTPTSGGACIVDYQVTSAWPGGFVGQVTVVNTGPTAVDGWTVRWTFGAGERLTQVWSAAATQSGSTVTATNLSWNSRLAASGGSTTFGFIGTSTATPAANPTAAGLNGTACVVR from the coding sequence ATGGTCCACCCCGGCACCCGCACGCCGCTGCGCACCGCGACCGTCCTCGTCGCGGCCCTCGCGCTCGTCCTCACCGGCGTGCTCGCCGCGCTGCGCGCGCAGCCCGCCGCCGCCGCGACCGTCACCGTGCTCTCGGACGACTTCGAGTCGGGGCTCGCCGGCTGGGGCGGACGCGGCGCTGCGACCGTCGCGCTCGACAGCACGGACGCCCCGCGGGGCACGCAGAGCCTCAAGGTCACCGGCCGCACGGCCTCCTGGAACGGCACCGCGCGTGACGTCACGACCCTGTTCGAGCCCGGCACGACGTACACCGTGTCGGCGTGGGTGCGGCTGCCGAACGGGTCGTCGGGCGTCGCCGGCGTGCGCCTGTCCGCGCAGCGCGACAACCCGAGCGGCACGTCGTACGACACGATCGCGACGAACAGCAGCGTGAGCTCGGGCTCCTGGGCGCAGGTCACCGGGTCCTACACGCCGGGCCCGTTCGCGACCGCGTCGCTCTACGTCGAGACGACCGGCTCGCTCGCCGACCTGCTCGTCGACGACGTCCTCGTCACCAGCACCGCCCTCACGCCCGACCTGACGCTGCCGTCGCTGCGCGAGACGTGGGCCTCGTCGTTCCCGCTCGGCGCGGCGGTCGAGGCGCCCGAGACGCTCGGTGCCCGGTCCGACCTGCTGCTGCGCCACTTCGGCCAGGTCACCGTCGGCAACGCGATGAAGCCCGACGCGACGCACCCCACCGAGGGCACCTGGACGTTCGCCGGCGCCGACCAGATCGTCGACTACGCCGTCGACCACGACCTCCCCGTCTACGGGCACACGCTCCTGTGGCACCAGCAGACGCCGGCGTGGTTCTTCCAGCGCGCCGACGGCTCCGCGCTCACGACGAGCGCCGAGGACCAGGCGCTGCTCCGGTCGCGGCTCCAGACGCACATCCAGACGTTCGCGGACCACTTCCGGACCACGTACGGCGAGTACGGCACCGCGGGCAACCCGATCTTCGCGATCGACGTCGTGAACGAGGTGATCGACGAGAACCAGGCCGACGGCCTGCGCCGCAGCGAGTGGTACCGCGTGCTCGGCCCGTCGTACATCGCCGACGCGTTCCGCTACGCGCGCGCCGCGTTCGGGCCCGACGTGCTGCTGTTCATCAACGACTACAACACCGAGTTCTCGAACAAGCGCGCGCCGTACCTCGCGCTCGTCGAGGATCTGCTGGCGCAGGGCGTGCCCGTCGACGGCGTCGGCCACCAGCTGCACGTCGAGGTCGGGCGGTCGATCTCCGGCATGGAGGCGACGATCACCGCGTTCGAGGCCCTGCCCGTGACGCAGGCCGTCACCGAGCTCGACGTGTCGACCTACACGTCGTCGGGGGAGTCGTGGACGACCCCGCCGCAGTCCCGGCTGGTCGAGCAGGGGTACTACTACCGGGACGTCTTCGCGATGCTGAAGAAGCACGCGTCGTCGCTCACGTCGGTCACCCTGTGGGGTCTCGACGACAGCCGCACGTGGCTGCGCTCGGGTGCCGCGCCGCTGCTCTTCGACGGGACGCTCACGGCCAAGCCCGCGTACTGGGGCCTCGTCGACCCGTCGCGGATCGAGGGCACGCCGACCCCGACGCCGACGACCCCCACCCCGACGCCGACGACCCCCACCCCCACGCCGACGACGCCCACCCCCACCCCGACGACCCCCACCCCCACGCCCACGCCGACGTCGGGCGGGGCGTGCATCGTCGACTACCAGGTGACCAGCGCCTGGCCGGGCGGGTTCGTCGGGCAGGTGACGGTCGTCAACACCGGCCCCACGGCCGTCGACGGCTGGACCGTCCGGTGGACGTTCGGTGCGGGCGAGCGGCTCACGCAGGTCTGGAGCGCCGCCGCGACGCAGTCCGGCAGCACCGTCACCGCGACGAACCTGTCGTGGAACTCCCGGCTCGCCGCCTCCGGCGGGTCGACGACGTTCGGGTTCATCGGCACGTCGACGGCGACGCCGGCCGCGAATCCGACGGCGGCCGGCCTCAACGGCACGGCATGCGTGGTGCGCTGA
- the pntB gene encoding Re/Si-specific NAD(P)(+) transhydrogenase subunit beta: MSLTSVAQAVYLVAAVLFILSLAGLSRQETARRGNLFGMVGMGLALAATVALSLDGSERQVVVTAILIALVLLVGVVVGTWQARRVEMTQMPELIAILHSFVGLAAVLVGFNSYLTEPADPVHLIEVFLGVLIGAVTFTGSIVAYLKLSARIASAPLMLPRRNTLNLGALVVSAGLGAWFVASPSIVPLLLMTVVSLALGWHLVASIGGGDMPVVVSMLNSYSGWAAAAAGFMLSNDLLIVTGALVGSSGAILSYIMCRAMNRSFISVILGGFGAEGGTVVSGAQDYGEHREMSAQDVADVLRDAKRVVITPGYGMAVAKAQYPVAELVTKLRARGIEVRFGVHPVAGRLPGHMNVLLAEAKVPYDIVLEMDEINDDFGDTDVVLVIGANDTVNPAALDDPGSPIAGMPVLEVWHAKQVVVFKRSMATGYAGVQNPLFFRDNTAMLFGDAKEQTEKIVHAV, translated from the coding sequence ATGTCGCTCACGTCCGTCGCGCAGGCGGTCTACCTCGTCGCCGCGGTCCTGTTCATCCTGTCGCTCGCCGGGCTGTCCCGGCAGGAGACGGCACGTCGCGGGAACCTGTTCGGGATGGTCGGCATGGGCCTCGCGCTCGCGGCCACCGTCGCGCTGAGCCTCGACGGCAGCGAGCGTCAGGTCGTCGTCACCGCGATCCTCATCGCGCTCGTGCTGCTGGTCGGCGTCGTCGTCGGCACGTGGCAGGCCCGGCGCGTCGAGATGACGCAGATGCCCGAGCTCATCGCGATCCTGCACAGCTTCGTCGGCCTCGCCGCGGTGCTCGTCGGGTTCAACTCCTACCTCACCGAGCCCGCCGACCCCGTGCACCTCATCGAGGTGTTCCTGGGCGTGCTCATCGGTGCGGTGACCTTCACCGGCTCGATCGTCGCCTACCTCAAGCTGTCCGCACGGATCGCGTCGGCGCCGCTCATGCTGCCGCGCCGCAACACGCTGAACCTCGGCGCGCTCGTCGTCAGCGCGGGCCTCGGCGCATGGTTCGTGGCGTCGCCGTCGATCGTGCCGCTGCTGCTCATGACCGTCGTGTCGCTGGCGCTCGGCTGGCACCTGGTGGCGTCCATCGGCGGCGGCGACATGCCCGTCGTCGTGTCGATGCTCAACTCGTACTCCGGGTGGGCCGCGGCCGCCGCGGGCTTCATGCTGAGCAACGACCTGCTGATCGTCACCGGCGCCCTCGTCGGGTCGTCCGGTGCGATCCTCAGCTACATCATGTGCCGGGCGATGAACAGGTCGTTCATCAGCGTCATCCTCGGCGGCTTCGGCGCCGAGGGCGGCACGGTCGTCAGCGGGGCGCAGGACTACGGCGAGCACCGCGAGATGTCGGCGCAGGACGTCGCCGACGTGCTGCGCGACGCCAAGCGCGTCGTCATCACGCCCGGCTACGGCATGGCCGTCGCGAAGGCGCAGTACCCCGTCGCGGAGCTCGTGACGAAGCTGCGGGCGCGCGGCATCGAGGTCCGGTTCGGCGTGCACCCCGTCGCCGGCCGCCTGCCCGGGCACATGAACGTGCTGCTCGCCGAGGCCAAGGTGCCGTACGACATCGTGCTCGAGATGGACGAGATCAACGACGACTTCGGCGACACCGACGTCGTGCTCGTCATCGGCGCGAACGACACCGTGAACCCCGCGGCGCTCGACGACCCGGGCTCGCCCATCGCGGGCATGCCCGTGCTCGAGGTGTGGCACGCCAAGCAGGTCGTCGTCTTCAAGCGCTCGATGGCGACCGGCTACGCGGGCGTGCAGAACCCGCTGTTCTTCCGGGACAACACCGCGATGCTGTTCGGCGACGCCAAGGAGCAGACGGAGAAGATCGTCCACGCCGTGTGA
- a CDS encoding Re/Si-specific NAD(P)(+) transhydrogenase subunit alpha, whose product MTTIGVPRETRPGERLVAATPKTVAQLRALGYDVLVEHDAGAAATFDDAAYEAAGATIGDAAQAWGADVVTAVGAPDAEQVAALRPDAVLVAMLNPGGRADLVEALTARGVTALSLDAVPRISRAQSLDVLSTLSNVAGYRAVVEAAQEYGGMFAGQVTAAGKTPPAKVFVIGAGVAGLAAIGAADSLGAQVRAFDVRPEVGEQIESMGATFVRAESAQQQVSADGYASALTEDQEAATAAVYAAETAAADVVITTALVRGTAPRTITAAMVAGMRPGSVVVDLAASGGGNCELTVPGERVVTENGVVILGWTDLAGRLPQHTSQLFGTNVVHLMQLLTPGKDGALVLDLDDPVQRGMTVTRAGEVLWPPPPVAVSAAMPPPADAAPSLEEIAAAEAAAHAVAERRKQRRTVTFALAAVLVALAISFAPTEFLGHFTVFVLAVFVGYYVISNVSHSLHTPLMAQTNAISGIILVGALLQIGSDDWLVTALACVAAAVASINIFGGFLVANRMIRMFRKDA is encoded by the coding sequence GTGACGACCATCGGGGTGCCGCGCGAGACGCGACCCGGCGAGCGGCTGGTGGCCGCGACGCCCAAGACCGTCGCCCAGCTGCGCGCGCTCGGCTACGACGTGCTCGTCGAGCACGACGCCGGCGCCGCGGCGACGTTCGACGACGCCGCCTACGAGGCCGCGGGAGCGACCATCGGGGACGCCGCGCAGGCGTGGGGCGCGGACGTCGTCACCGCCGTCGGCGCCCCGGACGCGGAGCAGGTCGCGGCGCTGCGACCCGACGCGGTCCTCGTCGCGATGCTCAACCCCGGCGGTCGGGCCGACCTCGTCGAGGCGCTCACCGCGCGCGGGGTCACGGCCCTCTCGCTCGACGCCGTGCCGCGCATCTCCCGCGCGCAGAGCCTCGACGTGCTCTCGACGCTCTCGAACGTCGCGGGCTACCGCGCGGTCGTCGAGGCCGCGCAGGAGTACGGCGGCATGTTCGCGGGCCAGGTCACCGCCGCCGGCAAGACCCCGCCGGCGAAGGTCTTCGTCATCGGCGCCGGCGTCGCGGGTCTCGCGGCGATCGGCGCCGCCGACAGCCTCGGCGCGCAGGTGCGCGCGTTCGACGTGCGGCCCGAGGTCGGCGAGCAGATCGAGTCGATGGGCGCGACGTTCGTGCGCGCCGAGTCCGCGCAGCAGCAGGTCAGCGCCGACGGGTACGCCTCGGCGCTCACCGAGGACCAGGAGGCCGCGACCGCCGCCGTGTACGCCGCGGAGACGGCCGCCGCCGACGTGGTCATCACGACCGCGCTCGTGCGCGGCACCGCGCCGCGGACGATCACCGCGGCGATGGTCGCGGGCATGCGACCGGGCAGCGTGGTCGTCGACCTCGCCGCGTCGGGCGGCGGGAACTGCGAGCTCACCGTGCCGGGGGAGCGCGTCGTCACCGAGAACGGCGTCGTGATCCTCGGCTGGACGGACCTCGCGGGGCGCCTCCCGCAGCACACGTCGCAGCTGTTCGGCACCAACGTCGTGCACCTGATGCAGCTCCTCACGCCCGGCAAGGACGGCGCGCTCGTCCTCGACCTGGACGACCCGGTGCAGCGCGGCATGACCGTCACGCGGGCCGGTGAGGTGCTGTGGCCGCCGCCGCCCGTCGCCGTCTCGGCCGCGATGCCGCCGCCCGCGGACGCCGCGCCCAGCCTCGAGGAGATCGCCGCCGCCGAGGCCGCCGCGCACGCGGTCGCCGAGCGCCGCAAGCAGCGCCGCACGGTGACGTTCGCGCTGGCCGCGGTCCTCGTCGCGCTCGCGATCTCGTTCGCACCGACCGAGTTCCTCGGGCACTTCACGGTGTTCGTGCTCGCGGTGTTCGTCGGCTACTACGTCATCTCGAACGTGAGCCACTCGCTGCACACGCCGCTCATGGCCCAGACGAACGCGATCTCCGGGATCATCCTCGTCGGCGCCCTGCTGCAGATCGGGTCCGACGACTGGCTCGTCACCGCGCTCGCGTGCGTCGCCGCGGCGGTCGCGAGCATCAACATCTTCGGCGGCTTCCTCGTGGCGAACCGCATGATCCGCATGTTCCGGAAGGACGCCTGA
- a CDS encoding MazG family protein, with amino-acid sequence MAGADAAAGPVAPRGDALAVLVAVMDRLRSPGGCPWDAQQTHRSLVPYALEEAAELAEAVESDDRAGLREELGDLLLQVVFHARIAQEDADDPFDVQDVAADLVAKLVRRHPHVFGDAEAVHDEEGQHVAWDRAKRAEKQRTSVFDGVPLGMGALARAQKLVTRAERGGHRVALPVPAPDGPIGERLLALVAEARAAGVDAEGELRRATAAWEREHRAAGL; translated from the coding sequence ATGGCCGGGGCCGACGCCGCCGCGGGGCCCGTCGCGCCGCGCGGTGACGCGCTCGCGGTGCTCGTCGCGGTCATGGACCGGCTGCGCTCGCCGGGCGGCTGCCCGTGGGACGCGCAGCAGACGCACCGCTCGCTGGTCCCGTACGCGCTCGAGGAGGCCGCGGAGCTCGCCGAGGCGGTCGAGTCCGACGACCGCGCCGGGCTGCGCGAGGAGCTCGGCGACCTGCTGCTGCAGGTCGTGTTCCACGCGCGCATCGCGCAGGAGGACGCCGACGACCCGTTCGACGTGCAGGACGTCGCCGCCGATCTCGTCGCCAAGCTCGTCCGCCGGCACCCGCACGTGTTCGGCGACGCGGAGGCGGTGCACGACGAGGAGGGCCAGCACGTCGCCTGGGACCGGGCCAAGCGGGCGGAGAAGCAGCGCACGTCCGTGTTCGACGGCGTGCCGCTGGGGATGGGGGCGCTCGCGCGGGCGCAGAAGCTCGTGACCCGTGCCGAGCGCGGCGGTCACCGCGTGGCGCTGCCGGTGCCCGCGCCCGACGGGCCGATCGGCGAGCGGCTGCTCGCGCTCGTCGCGGAGGCGCGTGCGGCGGGCGTCGACGCGGAGGGCGAGCTGCGGCGCGCGACCGCCGCGTGGGAGCGGGAGCACCGCGCGGCCGGGCTGTAG